One Pseudorasbora parva isolate DD20220531a chromosome 4, ASM2467924v1, whole genome shotgun sequence genomic region harbors:
- the LOC137072693 gene encoding uncharacterized protein — protein MLTMKAQMDVICCKSVGTDLSMLDIEDFISEICQLKKEVASLEAKLRERGDKPNREDLEKVSVCVTDGTKAQDSELSLTLLCYTDDNGPADQTSDCNAGEQQMPLKMCSIKLVDCRNLIENRRDEQQHSHEEEDDWIDDNDNDGNDGTEAQDHGSADQTSDCNAGEQQIQETPLKICFIKLEDCRNLIESRGDETTADEQQQSHEEEDDEDDDQDEDEDQIEDDDVLISDDNAGSSSDGETASTSKKRRTVTDCGKRQRKRQRKCTEQKDFTCKICDISFPTSEEMRLHSKEHRMKKEFRCGPCGKDFNSSASLFRHKKTHRSVKPFQCSECNKYLRTKRHLASHMRYHGEKKLHQCPQCEKSFTKGSKLKKHLLTHSKESGVNVEKPSEVTPEIH, from the exons ATGTTGACCATGAAAGCGCAGATGGATGTGATCTGCTGTAAATCAGTAGGAACTGATCTGTCCATGCTGGATATTGAGGATTTCATCAGTGAAATCtgtcagctgaagaaagaggtGGCGTCACTGGAGGCAAAGCTGAGAGAAAGAGGAGACAAACCCAACAGAGAG GATCTGGAGAAGGTTTCAGTGTGTGTGACTGATGGGACAAAGGCTCAGGATTCAGAGCTCAGCCTCACTTTATTGTGTTATACTGACGATAATGGACCCGCTGATCAAACCTCTGACTGTAATGCTGGAGAACAGCAGATGCCGCTGAAGATGTGCTCCATCAAACTGGTGGACTGCAGGAACCTGATAGAGAACAGAAGAGATGAACAACAGCACAGCCATGAGGAGGAAGATGATTGGATTGATGATAATGACAATGATGGGAATGATGGGACAGAAGCTCAGGATCATGGATCCGCTGATCAAACCTCTGACTGTAACGCTGGAGAACAGCAGATCCAGGAGACGCCGCTGAAGATTTGCTTCATCAAACTGGAGGACTGTAGAAACCTGATAGAGAGCAGAGGAGATGAAACCACTGCAGACGAACAACAGCAGAGCCAtgaggaggaggatgatgaagatgatgatcaGGATGAGGATGAAGATCAGATTGAGGATGATGATGTTCTTATTTCAG ATGACAACGCAGGTTCATCTTCTGATGGAGAAACTGCCTCAACATCCAAAAAGCGACGGACAGTGACTGACTGTGGAAAACGTCAGAGAAAACGTCAGAGAAAATGCACAGAACAGAAAGACTTCACCTGCAAGATATGCGACATCAGCTTTCCTACCTCAGAAGAGATGAGACTTCATTCAAAAGAGCACCGTATGAAGAAAGAGTTTCGTTGTGGTCCGTGTGGGAAGGATTTTAATTCCTCTGCTAGCCTCTTCCGCCATAAGAAGACTCACCGTAGCGTAAAACCTTTCCAATGCAGCGAGTGCAACAAGTATTTACGCACCAAACGACATCTTGCTAGTCACATGAGATACCACGGGGAGAAAAAGCTGCACCAGTGCCCTCAATGTGAGAAAAGCTTCACCAAAGGATCTAAACTGAAGAAACATCTACTCACACACTCCAAAGAGAGTGGAGTGAATGTGGAAAAACCTTCTGAAGTCACACCAGAAATACACTAA